One Carettochelys insculpta isolate YL-2023 chromosome 1, ASM3395843v1, whole genome shotgun sequence genomic window, ctcatcccctagtgccACTCCTCTAATTGCACTACCTGTGACATTTTcatgtaagccgtgtctacacgtgcacgctccttcgaagtagcggcactaacttcaaaataacgcccgtcacggctacacatgttgggtgctatttcgaagttaacatcgacgttaggcggtgagacgtcgaagccgctaaccccatgaggggatgggaatagcaccctacttcgacgttcagcgtcgaagtagggaacgtgtagtcattgcatgtcccgcaacttcaaaattgcggggtcctccatggcggccatcagctgaggggttgagagacgctctctccagcccctcagctcaatggtggccgcatggagcggccacttaaaggtcccctccccctccctttctgtgcaggaagctgagagagcgtgcaggcagcagcaataacacgtggcTCGCCTGCacactcttcttcagccacccagacccccaaaggacctcatggccgcccggcagcccccccagcgccctcagggaacccccccggaaggggagccaggggagccagggcaggagccaggccgggaagcgtcagtggggcccctcctggacggaggccgagctgcgggacctgctggggctctggagtgaggaggaggtgctccaggtaatgaggagcaagaggcggaaggcggatgcgttcgctcggctggctgagggcctggccgcctagggtcaccctgcccgcgctccggactatgtccggagtaaagtgaaggagctgcggcagggttacgcccaggcccgggatgcggccggccgatctggggctgcccccgtcacttgccccttttacagggagctcagggacatcctgggcccccagcacacctcctcccctccggccactcttgacacctcggctgaggagctccagaaggccccggagccggagtccgccccagaggcaagccctgcatcccggggaccccccctggagcccacccccggggcaccggagcaggaggaggaggaggagggggactcctcctccactgacaccgggctccagatcctcctgccatcccggagcagcagccgggtgtcccccgaccgtgggagtggacctacaggtatgtacccccccggtgtacaccccccgtggttgaggggcgggggtaatagatatgtggccagggccctccacatgcccagatgaccatgaccccaaggacagcagtggcaggtccctcacaggagtgcatcagtccctgcccccacccagcacgacagtgccatgccccatccccggggcaggggggagcggaacctctagggtcccccgggaagagggggtgggacacccagcagcagcagtagcagcagcagcagcagcagcatgtgatggagtggggagagcgcaaatgcgagactcaggctagatatgagcaacaagctgaatagctcccagtggctaaggatgatcctggggctacaactggcaggttacacctctgccctggacaaagaggagggaggagccgagctgggtttgaattgggggtggcagttagaggctaggggaagggagagctggaaggcagccagcctgaggagggggaaagctacaccccagaggggcacccctcggggtcttctccccaggacgggttggaaggactgtctctgactgctgtgctgtcgcttctgggagaagctgggcatctgttgcctaagaaacctctcctgtcagaccctgctgagtgaagtcagagtcactcccgccgggggacggggtgcagtgcagggggacccttgaaccccatcacagcagcatctcccggggacggggatggggaacctgcagcacaggggttgggggacaagggccacggctcggggcccacactaacgcctgtctccactcttcttccccccctcctgtgttctgcagctgcaccatcggaaggaccggagagcgccggcgaggcttcagtggtcccggaatcccctccagggccattgctccaggccagcccctcggcggaggaccgaccggccccacagtgggcaagacggcggagccaccagcagcagccgctgcctgcaatggccccccagctgctggccctccaccaccggcaggtggaggtcgcggagcagcggctgcgggtggagcaaggccgcctccacctgcaggagcgggcgctggcctggcaccaagaggcatggggggcctacatggagacattcaaccgcatagcggattacctggccccgcatgccgcgccggctgcctctgcacccgccctgcctgctccacccgctgcgccacccgctgctcctgtcgccgcgccgtccgccgtagacccgccacctgccaccgagggccattccgccgagggagacctggggccagctgacactcgctggccgtatcttccggtccgcccggcccccagccagccccggccagggctgcagccaaggaagggatcccggccgcccacccctagtgctggactataggggcgtggggcccaggacgtgggccccccccgtatatattccccccactgttttgtttttcagccttgtatatagtttgtatttatttatttgtgacccccgttttcacagtctgatccttcccccacaccatgtaaatagttctccccttccttgttatccctgttttttttgttaatatatacgtaCATATATAATATTCAGTTACTTAGAAGTTCCTTTAGTTATTATTTGTAAGaaaagagttgcagtaaagaagtttgatttcacaaacaagtgtctgcttttatttgtccatgaaaagtgggggtggggtgtgctgttgggtgctccgtggtgtgggcgtaggggcagggagtgttgtggaggatgggggggggtgcagtggggggcctggcagcgttcaccccgtggcctcatcgaagtgggcccacagggcctcccggacccgggtcccttcggggtccacctggcgactgggggcagtgggtggctgcacatcggccctgccggcctccacagcccagccctgaaagaaggccctccccccttgctctccaccagattgtgtagggtgctgcacgcacccacaatctgggggatgttgttgggccccgcatccaggcgggtgaggagacatctccagggccctttgaggcgtccaaatgtgcactccaccacctggcgcgcgtggttcaggcgctggttgaagcgctcctggctggcagacagatggcccgtgtacgggttcatgagccagggccggagcgggtatgccgcatctgcgatgacgcagggggcatggtggtgtcccccacagggatctcccgctgggggatgtaggtccccgcctccagccgccggcagaggcccgagttccggaatacccgggtgtcgtgggtgctgccaggccagcccacataaacgtcctggaaacagccccggctgtccaccaagggctggaggaccactgagtggtagcccttccagtttatgtagtgtcctccactgtgcaccggggtgtggatggggatgtgagtcccatccagagccccgaagcaactggggaagcccagggtggcaaagcccgtgatggcggcattcgggtcccccagcctcacgagcctgtggaggagcagggcgttgatggcacggacgacctgcagggcaagcacatgggagagcaccaatgaggggtgagcagggtgtgtgtggccctcccctgccagggcccccctcccctcccctcccctctcctgccctcccctgccctgccctgccagggccccgctCCCCTGAcaaggctgcctcccccccctccccccatgggtcctcttacctccatgaggacaggcctgagggtggccttgccgacgccaaactgctgtcccacggatcggtagctgtctggagtggccagcttccagacagcgatgccaacccgcttctccacagggagggcacgccgcatggcggtgtcctggtgcctgagtgtgggggtgagccactggcatagctccataaatgtctgctggctcatgcgaaagttcctgagccagcggtcgtcgtcccactccccaagcaccagccgctcccaccagtcggtgctggtggggtagctccacagccggtggcatatgAGGCGGCGGGgtggtcagggtgctgcagggttgggggttgtgtcctcctcccctgcgggcatctcctcctctgtggcaaggaggtgctcagctgcctcctgcatggcatggagcagggcgagcactgctcctgcaggggtggctgggtggacctctggctgctgctgctgctgctgctgctgggggtccatgactgcgtcacctgaggtctgtgtgcctatggctcctcagaccgcgtgctgtgcaggctgagtgtgtctgggaggggccctttaagggagcggctagctgttgccccggaagcgctagtccgtcctgtgaccctgtctgcagctgtgcctggcacccctatttcgatgtatgctactttggcgtgtagacgttccctcgcagtgcctatttcgatgtcgtacTGCACAACGTccatgttgaacatcgacgttgccagccctggaggacgtg contains:
- the LOC142003718 gene encoding uncharacterized protein LOC142003718, with protein sequence MHSEVEISLLSTPGPYPGQQLCYSLRTYTHTSSPPATLDTSAEELQKAPEPESAPEASPASRGPPLEPTPGAPEQEEEEEGDSSSTDTGLQILLPSRSSSRVSPDRGSGPTAAPSEGPESAGEASVVPESPPGPLLQASPSAEDRPAPQWARRRSHQQQPLPAMAPQLLALHHRQVEVAEQRLRVEQGRLHLQERALAWHQEAWGAYMETFNRIADYLAPHAAPAASAPALPAPPAAPPAAPVAAPSAVDPPPATEGHSAEGDLGPADTRWPYLPVRPAPSQPRPGLQPRKGSRPPTPSAGL